From the Colletotrichum lupini chromosome 10, complete sequence genome, one window contains:
- a CDS encoding mitochondria fission 1 protein — translation MTPPSPPPPQSGPPGRVPTHLQMSELQPLFPDPVLPSYSLPPFSRFLHSASSNALASSALSYLAIVTAAFEPPRVNCTIAAMVDLPYALDAETYVFSSSRPPPIPATPDHAISSPLKASELQVLRAQYEKEGDMVGVQTKFNYAWGLVKSDSRNDQQLGVRLLSEIFRVSPERRRECLFYLALGNYKLGNYGEARRYNDLLLEKEPANLQASNLRQLVDDKVAKEGLMGVAIISGVAVAAGVVGAFLVRNVKRR, via the exons ATgacgccgccgtcgccgccgccgccccagAGTGGCCCGCCCGGCAGAGTCCCCACGCATCTTCAAATGTCAGAGCTTCAGCCACTCTTCCCCGATCCCGTTCTTCCCAGCTATAGCCTGCCGCCTTTTTCTCGATTTCTGCATTCAGCATCTTCCAACGCTTTGGCATCTTCAGCCCTGTCATACCTTGCAATCGTGACAGCTGCTTTCGAACCG CCACGAGTCAACTGCACCATCGCAGCCATGGTTGATCTACCTT ACGCCCTCGACGCAGAAACGTATGTCTTCTCATCTTCAAGGCCACCTCCCATCCCCGCGACACCCGATCATGCGATATCATC GCCCCTCAAGGCATCCGAGCTCCAGGTCCTCCGCGCCCAGTATGAAAAAGAAGGCGACATGGTCGGCGTCCAAACCAAGTTCAACTACGCATGG GGCCTCGTAAAATCAGACTCCCGCAACGACCAACAACTAGGCGTCCGCCTCCTCTCCGAAATCTTCCGCGTCTCCCCCGAGCGCCGCCGCGAGTGCCTCTTCTACCTCGCCCTCGGCAACTACAAGCTCGGAAACTACGGCGAGGCCCGCCGCTACAACGATCTCCTCCTCGAGAAGGAGCCCGCCAACCTCCAGGCCTCCAACCTGCGCCAGCTCGTCGACGACAAGGTCGCCAAGGAAGGGCTCATGGGTGTCGCGATCATCAGTGGTGTCGCGGTCGCGGCGGGTGTGGTGGGTGCGTTTTTGGTGAGGAATGTCAAGAGGAGATAG